The following nucleotide sequence is from Trifolium pratense cultivar HEN17-A07 linkage group LG2, ARS_RC_1.1, whole genome shotgun sequence.
tataaaTGGACTAAGGCTTTAATTTGGTTTTTATATATGTAGAGGAGCATTAGCTCAAAACTTCCACTTAGAAGCCATGGCTTTAACTTCGGTAACATTTACATCCGCAATGGCTAACCTTGTACCTGCTGTAACCTTTATCATGGCCCTTTCCTTTGGGTaagtattattaatttttaaaattgaatatacTATTTTCaagattatattattatttttattattgtaatCATTATTTCGgaacactgtttaacatttttctaaattatatatatatatatatatatatatatatcaaattataGTACATAAATCATTTTGGATAATccaatgaaaaaattattttggctaatccaaatgaaaaatatattttcagtatggaaaaattaaatttgagaaCGAAAGCAGGGAAGgcaaagataataggtacaatGACTGGAATTGGTGGGGCAATGATATTGACATTTGTTAAAGGCATTGAAATCAAGATAGGTTCATTTCACTTAAACCTTTTGCATCACAAAAACGGCGTCGTTGGATCGAACACACAAGCTACTATATCCACTGGTAATGCCATTTTGGGCTCTATATGTGCCTTGGCCAGTACCATCTCTTATGCATTATGGCTTATTATTCATGTAAGTTTTTAACTTtgtcaattaatattttaattgtcaACTATACAATTTTTGGGtggttaattaaattaattaaacttgTGAACAGGCAAAATTTAGTGAAAAGTACCCAACTCATTACTCAAGCACAGCATTGATGTCATTTTGGGCATCACTAATTTCCATTGTGTTTGCTCTATGCTTTGAAAGGGATTTAAGTGAATGGAAGTTGGGTTGGAATATTAGGCTAATAACTGTTGCTTATGCGGTAATACATTTCTCATGCTTCAATTTTAACTATCACTTTTTATGCTTATCTTAGTTGGTTGGGACATCAACATTTTATATGAAGCAGTCGAGATTCGAatcctggacactccacttatctaTTATTAAAGGTGGAATTAAGGAATTTCAAGTCACTAGGCTatctaaccaaaaaaaaaaatttagatctTTGAGTTTCTTTggtctccttttttttttaccatgcATTCGTCGTCATCATTAATTATGTGACATAATTGAACTTAGTTATGTCTAACTCAATTGTAACGTTATTAATGATGAAGACACATTCTAAGAAATGAGAGACAAAAAACCAccaaaatgttttaaaaaatgcgaccaaaaactcaattttaaaaataagtggactaaaatttaattttgatcaaaATTGGGAAACTAACAAATGTATGTAAGCTTATTATTTACAAGCATATGATAtgactaattaattaatacccCCTAAGCTTAATAgcttattataattttcacacCTTTTATTGATTGTTACTTCATGTTAATTGTGTGGCACAGGGTATAGTGGTTTCAGGAGTAATGATAGCTGTAACTTCATGGTGTGTGCATATGAGAGGTCCATTGTTTGCCTCTATTTTTAACCCTCTAATGCTTGTTATTGTGGCATTGGCTAGTTGTACCATGTTGAATGAGAAGCTATACCTTGGAACGTAAGTTTTCTTATcctattttgaatttattaatcattctaataatattttatgtaaTAATTCCATGTTGCTTAAGTTTAATTGTTCTCaatgtgttttaattttttgggtgaaatatactaatttatatgctaacttgaaataatttttttttctttttgttaataatttcagCATTATTGGAGCAATGTTGATTGTATGTGGGTTGTATGTGGTTTTGTGGGGTAAAAGTGaagagatgaagaaaaaaaaccaattaGTGCCATCACAAAGCTCTAATAAATTTGGCACAGTTGATATAATTGTAGAAGATAAAAACAACCATAATATTCGCAATGGTCAATCTCAAAGTAAATATGTTACAAGTGGTTAAGGATTAATGAAGATTCACAATAAGAAGAAGAACATCAAGGGCAAGATGAACATGTATGTATGTACAAGATCGaggaaaatgagaaaaaattgtTCGTAATGACTAAGATTTATATCAAATTACTTTATGTACCAAACTCCTACATATATAGGCCCAAAATGCTTCTGCTACTAGTGAAACACTGGAAATTAGAGAGCATAAGAGTGTTTAATTGGGTGGAGTTTTACACATATAATTGGAATTATTTTAATTGAACTGCTTAGATTTATATATCTCTTGGTTGTTAACGATGTTataatcatcttcttcttcttcttcttcttcttttatatGCACTGATATACCGTTTAGGTAGATAAGTCTAATAGATTTACAATtagtatttattaaattttggaTCTATCAAAATTATCCACTTCAGCAATGTACCAATGTATATCTAaattaggggtgatcgcggtgcggtttggttcggttttgagcataaaagtcatcctaaccgcgagataaaaatgcatgcggttcggtttggttcggttgatttttaaaaagtcatccaaaccaaatcaaaccaaaccaatgcggtttggatcggttcggttggtgcggtttaaaacataacgattgtaccgaacaattttaagcataaaaaaaaaataaaaaattgaagttccaaaataacattgtagtaccaacaaaaattatttatccaaaataacattatagtaacttacaattttaaatatataaaaaaattgaattttcaaaataacatcacggtaccgataaaatttgtttatttaaaataacattacaacaccaaaataaaatttcagtacaaaaaataaaaacaacttgaagttcgattaaattggtcgactgacttggtaattgggcatgtatattggaatataaatatattttcttttacgatattggaatataaatatataatagtaacttaatgcggtttttgcggttatccgcggtttttgcggtttttgcggtttgcggttttgcggtttgcggttcagtaagaaagccatccaaatacatccaaaccaaatgcggtttttgcggttttcggtttggtttggttcgatttgcgattttacttttggattggttcggatacgatcacccctaatctaaataagatgtgtaccaAAATGTTAACTTTGTTGTTTGTACCAGAATgttatatttgtcaaaaaaaaaaaaaaacacaatgattttataattttgttaaacACCGGAAGGAACATAGATTTATATTCGATTCAATAAAGAATACTGATTGTTTTATGATTTTGGTTAATAAATCGAGAAAATGATTTTAATATCGTCGTtttagttgttgttgttatatgtaaaattaacggtatttaataaaaactcataaaacg
It contains:
- the LOC123911258 gene encoding WAT1-related protein At1g68170-like produces the protein MMMMMENLCNVMQGLKPTLLMIMVQIAFAGVNLLYKLAVNDGMNLRIVVAYRFIFATAFIAPLAFFLERKKRTKMTWTILFQSFLCGLFGGALAQNFHLEAMALTSVTFTSAMANLVPAVTFIMALSFGMEKLNLRTKAGKAKIIGTMTGIGGAMILTFVKGIEIKIGSFHLNLLHHKNGVVGSNTQATISTGNAILGSICALASTISYALWLIIHAKFSEKYPTHYSSTALMSFWASLISIVFALCFERDLSEWKLGWNIRLITVAYAGIVVSGVMIAVTSWCVHMRGPLFASIFNPLMLVIVALASCTMLNEKLYLGTIIGAMLIVCGLYVVLWGKSEEMKKKNQLVPSQSSNKFGTVDIIVEDKNNHNIRNGQSQSKYVTSG